One genomic window of Pseudomonas sp. LFM046 includes the following:
- a CDS encoding Rnf-Nqr domain containing protein: MTDFLFALLGAALVNNLILGLPLGADSLRQPRGQALALAGGALIALATPVAWLLDQLVLAPLGLDSLRLFIFLPLLVSLAWGCLVLLARVRPNLSQEGLWPLLLANGAALGAMLVGSAGGFGTALGLGIGGGLGFWLVLTLFDDLLQQVDDSRVPAPFRGTPMLLICAGLMGLAFLGFNGMGTP; the protein is encoded by the coding sequence ATGACCGACTTTCTCTTCGCCCTGCTCGGCGCAGCCTTGGTCAACAACCTGATTCTCGGCCTGCCCCTGGGCGCCGACAGCTTGCGCCAGCCGCGCGGCCAGGCACTCGCCCTGGCCGGTGGCGCCCTCATCGCCCTGGCCACGCCCGTAGCCTGGCTGCTCGACCAGCTCGTACTCGCTCCGCTGGGCCTCGACTCGTTGCGCCTGTTCATCTTCCTGCCACTGCTGGTTTCGCTTGCCTGGGGCTGCCTCGTGCTGCTCGCCCGCGTGCGGCCGAACCTGAGCCAGGAAGGCCTCTGGCCCCTGCTGCTGGCCAATGGCGCGGCCCTGGGCGCCATGCTGGTCGGCAGTGCCGGTGGCTTTGGCACTGCGCTGGGCCTCGGCATCGGTGGCGGACTGGGCTTCTGGCTGGTGCTGACCCTGTTCGATGACCTGCTCCAGCAAGTGGACGACAGCCGGGTGCCGGCGCCCTTTCGCGGCACGCCCATGCTGCTGATCTGCGCCGGCCTGATGGGCCTGGCTTTCCTCGGCTTCAACGGAATGGGGACGCCATGA
- the apbC gene encoding iron-sulfur cluster carrier protein ApbC gives MSTLSRAQVEATLRQFTDPHLDQDPVSAGCLREVDIQGGKVRVRLELGYAAGLFKAGWAQMLKMALENLDGVDSAEVQVDCVIEAHKAQEQVPALTSVKNIVAVASGKGGVGKSTTAANLALALAREGARVGILDADIYGPSQGIMFGIPEGTRPKVRDQKFFVPIEAHGVQVMSMAFLTDDNTPVVWRGPMVSGALIQLITQTAWEDLDYLVVDMPPGTGDIQLTLAQKVPVAGAVIVTTPQDLALLDAKKGVEMFRKVNIPVLGVVENMAVHICSNCGHAEHLFGEGGGEKLAAQYGVELLASLPLSMAIRLQSDGGRPTTIADPESQIAMIYQQMARSVGARIALSDQAAIAMPNITVSDD, from the coding sequence ATGAGCACCCTCTCCCGCGCCCAGGTCGAAGCCACCCTGCGCCAGTTCACCGATCCCCACCTCGATCAAGACCCGGTCAGCGCCGGTTGCCTGCGCGAGGTCGATATCCAGGGCGGCAAGGTCCGCGTGCGCCTGGAACTGGGTTATGCCGCCGGGCTGTTCAAGGCCGGTTGGGCACAGATGCTGAAGATGGCCCTGGAGAACCTGGACGGCGTGGACAGCGCCGAGGTGCAGGTGGATTGCGTGATCGAGGCGCACAAGGCCCAGGAACAGGTGCCGGCGCTGACCAGCGTGAAGAACATTGTCGCCGTGGCCTCCGGCAAGGGCGGGGTGGGCAAGTCCACCACCGCCGCCAACCTGGCCCTGGCGCTCGCCCGTGAAGGCGCGCGGGTGGGTATCCTCGATGCCGATATCTACGGCCCCAGCCAGGGCATCATGTTCGGTATCCCCGAGGGCACCCGGCCGAAGGTGCGCGACCAGAAGTTCTTCGTGCCGATCGAAGCCCATGGCGTGCAGGTGATGTCCATGGCCTTCCTCACCGACGACAACACTCCGGTGGTCTGGCGCGGCCCGATGGTCTCCGGTGCGCTGATCCAACTGATTACCCAGACCGCTTGGGAGGACCTGGATTACCTGGTGGTGGACATGCCCCCGGGCACCGGTGACATCCAGCTGACCCTGGCGCAGAAGGTGCCGGTGGCTGGCGCGGTGATCGTGACTACTCCCCAGGACCTGGCCCTGCTGGACGCCAAGAAAGGCGTGGAGATGTTCCGCAAGGTGAACATTCCGGTGCTGGGCGTGGTGGAGAACATGGCGGTGCATATCTGCTCCAACTGCGGCCATGCCGAGCACCTGTTCGGCGAGGGTGGCGGCGAGAAGCTGGCCGCCCAGTACGGCGTGGAGCTGCTGGCGTCACTGCCGCTGTCGATGGCCATTCGCCTGCAGTCCGACGGTGGCCGGCCCACCACCATTGCCGATCCGGAAAGCCAGATCGCCATGATCTACCAGCAGATGGCCCGCAGCGTGGGGGCGCGCATTGCGCTGTCCGACCAGGCCGCCATCGCCATGCCGAACATCACTGTCAGCGACGACTGA
- the rsxB gene encoding electron transport complex subunit RsxB — protein sequence MNPASLIRSIDALLPQTQCGKCGHPGCKPYAEGIAQGEAINKCPPGGAPTIQAIAELLHVPILPLDAPNGPVPPQIAFIREAECIGCTKCIQACPVDAIVGAAKQMHTVITDECTGCELCVVPCPVDCIDILPLAEPAATAQRQRADQFRTRFEFRNARLARDEARRQAEREARAARAARAAQAQQSTAAPADAVQAAIERVKAQKAATPSLSEQQKRLKIEAAMAQVALKKAEAQFDTYGTSDLKAQVAELHVANDKAQAAFKAAMDVPAEGPVVVDEAALKQAKIAAAMSRAQLSKAEKAFGDAPTAEQQAQLAELRAAVEQAQQRLDAAQGAPSASEGMARLKQAKIALASRRAELKSAEQRGADEAELAPLRQALADAEQALHAAEDASGKEPPNLQRIEKRPVDPATRALKTELAYARAEVSKLERQADADPAALAQARERLATAERALAEHA from the coding sequence ATGAACCCGGCCAGCCTGATCCGGAGCATCGACGCCCTGCTCCCCCAGACCCAGTGCGGCAAGTGCGGCCACCCCGGCTGCAAGCCCTACGCCGAAGGCATCGCCCAGGGCGAAGCCATCAACAAGTGCCCGCCTGGCGGCGCCCCCACCATCCAGGCCATCGCCGAGCTGCTGCACGTCCCGATCCTGCCCCTGGACGCGCCCAACGGCCCGGTGCCGCCGCAGATCGCCTTCATCCGCGAGGCCGAGTGCATCGGCTGCACCAAGTGCATCCAGGCCTGCCCGGTGGATGCGATCGTCGGCGCAGCCAAGCAGATGCACACCGTCATCACCGACGAGTGCACCGGTTGCGAACTGTGCGTGGTGCCCTGTCCGGTGGACTGCATCGATATCCTGCCCCTGGCCGAACCTGCCGCCACGGCCCAGCGCCAGCGTGCCGACCAGTTTCGTACCCGCTTCGAATTCCGTAATGCCCGGCTGGCTCGAGACGAAGCCCGCCGCCAGGCCGAACGGGAAGCCCGCGCGGCCCGCGCGGCCCGCGCCGCCCAGGCCCAGCAGAGCACCGCCGCCCCGGCGGATGCGGTGCAGGCCGCCATTGAACGGGTGAAAGCGCAGAAAGCCGCCACCCCGAGCCTGAGCGAGCAGCAGAAGCGCCTGAAGATCGAAGCGGCCATGGCTCAGGTGGCCCTGAAGAAGGCCGAAGCCCAGTTCGACACCTACGGCACGTCCGACCTGAAGGCCCAGGTTGCCGAACTGCACGTCGCGAACGACAAGGCCCAGGCCGCTTTCAAAGCCGCAATGGACGTTCCAGCAGAAGGCCCTGTGGTCGTGGATGAGGCCGCCCTCAAGCAGGCCAAGATCGCCGCGGCCATGAGCCGTGCGCAGTTGAGCAAGGCCGAAAAGGCCTTTGGTGATGCGCCCACGGCTGAGCAACAAGCCCAACTGGCAGAACTGCGCGCGGCCGTGGAACAGGCCCAACAGCGCCTGGACGCCGCCCAAGGCGCCCCTTCCGCCAGCGAAGGCATGGCCCGCCTCAAGCAGGCCAAGATCGCCCTCGCCAGCCGCCGCGCGGAACTGAAGAGCGCCGAGCAGCGAGGCGCCGATGAAGCCGAGCTGGCGCCCCTGCGTCAGGCCCTGGCCGACGCCGAACAAGCCCTGCACGCTGCCGAAGACGCCAGCGGCAAGGAGCCGCCGAACCTGCAGCGCATCGAAAAGCGACCAGTGGACCCGGCCACTCGCGCCCTGAAGACCGAACTGGCCTACGCCCGCGCCGAAGTCAGCAAGCTGGAGCGCCAGGCCGACGCCGACCCCGCCGCCTTGGCCCAGGCCCGTGAGCGGCTGGCCACGGCCGAGCGGGCCCTCGCTGAACACGCCTGA
- a CDS encoding glutathionylspermidine synthase family protein: protein MQRVHFTPRNNWQSRCEEVGFTFHSIDGRYWDESVAYQFSLEQIETLEAATEDLHQRYLETVDWVIRGGHFEPFALPSQAIELIRDSWQRREPCLYGRFDFSWNGQGQPKLLEYNADTPTGLLEASVVQWHWLNDQRPEADQFNALHEKLIARWRQIGQGTVHFAAIDGHEEDTGNALYMLDVANQAGLDVRYLPIESIGHDPFSGRFVDLDDQPIRHCFKLYPWEWLFQDEFGQHIASSGVRFQEPAWKLLMASKAMLPLLWQRYPDHPNLLPASFKDDLPGAYVRKPLYSREGENILIVDGDRRLESPGPSQGPFIYQGFAPLAEVDGNHAVLGSWVIGDQAAGLGIREDASPITRDSSRFVPHYFID, encoded by the coding sequence ATGCAACGCGTGCATTTCACCCCGAGGAATAACTGGCAGTCCCGCTGCGAAGAAGTGGGGTTCACCTTCCACAGCATCGACGGGCGCTACTGGGATGAATCGGTCGCCTACCAGTTCAGCCTGGAACAGATCGAAACCCTGGAAGCGGCCACCGAAGACCTGCACCAGCGCTACCTGGAAACCGTCGATTGGGTCATCCGTGGCGGACACTTCGAGCCCTTCGCCCTGCCCTCCCAGGCCATCGAGCTGATTCGCGACTCCTGGCAGCGACGCGAGCCATGCCTCTACGGGCGCTTCGATTTCTCCTGGAATGGCCAGGGTCAGCCCAAGCTGCTGGAGTACAACGCCGACACCCCCACCGGCCTGTTGGAAGCCAGCGTGGTGCAATGGCATTGGCTCAATGACCAGCGTCCCGAGGCCGACCAGTTCAACGCCCTGCACGAAAAGCTGATCGCGCGCTGGCGGCAGATCGGCCAGGGCACCGTGCACTTCGCTGCCATCGACGGCCACGAGGAAGACACCGGCAACGCGCTGTACATGCTCGACGTGGCCAATCAGGCGGGGCTGGACGTGCGTTACCTGCCCATCGAGTCGATCGGCCACGACCCGTTCAGCGGCCGCTTCGTCGATCTGGACGACCAGCCCATTCGCCATTGCTTCAAGCTCTATCCGTGGGAATGGCTGTTCCAGGATGAGTTCGGCCAGCACATCGCCAGCAGCGGTGTCCGCTTCCAGGAACCCGCCTGGAAATTGCTGATGGCCAGCAAGGCGATGCTGCCGCTGCTCTGGCAGCGCTACCCGGACCATCCCAACCTGCTGCCCGCCAGCTTCAAGGACGACCTGCCCGGTGCCTACGTGCGCAAACCGCTGTACTCGCGGGAAGGGGAAAACATCCTCATCGTCGACGGCGACCGGCGTCTGGAAAGCCCCGGCCCGAGCCAGGGTCCATTCATCTACCAAGGCTTTGCGCCACTGGCCGAGGTAGACGGCAACCATGCCGTGCTCGGCAGCTGGGTCATCGGCGACCAGGCCGCAGGCCTGGGCATCCGCGAAGACGCCAGCCCGATTACCCGTGACAGCAGCCGCTTCGTCCCCCACTACTTCATCGATTGA
- a CDS encoding DUF350 domain-containing protein, translating to MELLHALSNFLAYFASAIALFCVFANLYLRLTPYAEIRLIREGNLAAAAALIGSLIGFALPLSSSIANSVGLRDMLAWGLVAMLVQSLVFLAISRLVPELKEGIVAGNLAHGLMLGGCAFCIGLINAACIVY from the coding sequence ATGGAACTACTGCACGCCCTGTCGAACTTCCTGGCCTACTTCGCATCGGCCATCGCCCTGTTCTGCGTCTTTGCCAACCTCTACCTGCGCCTGACGCCCTACGCGGAAATCCGCCTGATCCGCGAAGGCAACCTGGCCGCTGCCGCCGCCCTGATCGGCAGCCTGATCGGCTTCGCCCTGCCGCTGTCCAGCAGCATTGCCAACAGCGTCGGCCTGCGCGACATGCTGGCCTGGGGGCTGGTGGCCATGCTGGTGCAGTCGCTGGTGTTCCTCGCCATCTCCAGGCTGGTACCTGAACTCAAGGAAGGGATCGTCGCCGGCAACCTCGCCCACGGCCTGATGCTGGGTGGCTGCGCCTTCTGCATCGGACTGATCAACGCCGCCTGCATCGTCTACTGA
- the metG gene encoding methionine--tRNA ligase: protein MTEPRKILVTSALPYANGSIHLGHMVEYIQTDIWVRFQKMRGNQAVYVCADDAHGSAIMLRAEKEGITSEQLIDNVRAEHTTDFADFLVDFDNYHSTHSEENRVLSSSIYTKLRDAGHIATRPVTQYFDPDKQMFLADRFIKGTCPKCAAEDQYGDNCEVCGATYSPTELKNPKSAISGATPVLKESLHYFFKLPDFDAMLKEWTRSGALQDSVANKIAEWLDAGLQEWDISRDAPYFGFEIPDAPGKYFYVWLDAPIGYMASFKNLCARRPELDFDAFWNKDSKAELYHFIGKDIVNFHALFWPAMLEGAGYRKPTALNVHGYLTVNGQKMSKSRGTFIKARTYLDHLQPEYLRYYYASKLSRSVDDLDLNLDDFVQKVNSDLVGKVVNIASRCAGFIHKGNAGKLVAENAAPELFADFAAAAPSITDAYENRDFARAMREIMALADRANAWIADKAPWALAKQEGKQAEVQAVCAAGVNLFRQLVIFLKPVLPHLAAAAEQFLNVAPLTWDDHKVLLADHQLNAFNPLMTRIEPAKIEAMIAASKEDLAAAAPAPQGNGELVKEPLAAEIAFDTFAAVDLRIALIEKAEFVEGADKLLRLTLDIGDAKRNVFSGIKSAYPNPSELEGRLTLYVANLAARKMKFGVSEGMVLAAGPGGEDIYLLSPDSGAKPGQRVK, encoded by the coding sequence ATGACCGAGCCCCGCAAAATCCTCGTGACCAGCGCCCTCCCCTATGCCAACGGGTCCATCCACCTCGGGCATATGGTGGAGTACATCCAGACCGACATCTGGGTGCGCTTCCAGAAGATGCGTGGCAACCAGGCCGTCTACGTTTGCGCCGACGACGCCCACGGCTCGGCCATCATGCTACGCGCCGAAAAGGAGGGCATCACCTCCGAGCAGTTGATCGACAACGTCCGCGCCGAGCACACCACCGACTTCGCCGACTTCCTGGTGGACTTCGACAACTATCATTCGACCCACTCGGAAGAGAACCGCGTCCTCTCCAGCAGCATCTATACCAAGCTGCGCGACGCCGGCCATATCGCCACCCGCCCGGTGACCCAGTACTTCGACCCGGACAAGCAGATGTTCCTGGCCGACCGCTTCATCAAGGGCACCTGCCCGAAATGCGCGGCCGAGGACCAGTACGGCGACAACTGCGAAGTGTGCGGCGCAACCTACTCGCCCACCGAGCTGAAGAACCCGAAGTCCGCCATCTCCGGCGCCACGCCGGTGCTCAAGGAGTCCCTGCACTACTTCTTCAAGCTGCCGGACTTCGACGCCATGCTGAAGGAGTGGACCCGCAGCGGCGCCCTGCAGGATTCGGTGGCCAACAAGATCGCCGAATGGCTGGATGCCGGCCTGCAGGAGTGGGACATCAGCCGTGACGCCCCTTACTTCGGCTTTGAAATCCCGGACGCCCCCGGCAAGTACTTCTACGTCTGGCTGGACGCTCCCATCGGCTACATGGCCAGCTTCAAGAACCTCTGCGCACGTCGTCCCGAGCTGGACTTCGATGCCTTCTGGAACAAGGACTCCAAGGCCGAGCTGTACCACTTCATCGGCAAGGACATCGTCAACTTCCACGCCCTGTTCTGGCCCGCCATGCTCGAAGGCGCCGGCTACCGCAAGCCCACCGCGCTGAACGTGCACGGCTACCTGACCGTGAACGGCCAGAAGATGTCCAAGTCCCGTGGCACCTTCATCAAGGCGCGCACTTACCTGGATCACCTGCAGCCGGAATACCTGCGCTACTACTACGCCTCCAAGCTGAGCCGCAGCGTCGACGACCTCGACCTGAACCTGGACGACTTCGTGCAGAAGGTGAACTCCGACCTGGTGGGCAAGGTGGTCAACATCGCCAGCCGCTGCGCCGGTTTCATCCACAAGGGCAACGCCGGCAAGCTGGTGGCCGAAAACGCCGCCCCCGAGCTGTTCGCGGACTTTGCCGCTGCCGCGCCGAGCATCACCGACGCCTACGAGAACCGTGATTTCGCCCGCGCCATGCGTGAAATCATGGCGCTCGCCGACCGCGCCAACGCCTGGATCGCCGACAAGGCGCCCTGGGCCCTGGCCAAGCAGGAAGGCAAGCAGGCCGAGGTGCAGGCCGTCTGCGCCGCCGGCGTGAACCTGTTCCGCCAACTGGTGATCTTCCTCAAGCCCGTGCTGCCGCATCTGGCCGCCGCTGCCGAGCAGTTCCTCAACGTCGCCCCGCTGACCTGGGACGACCACAAGGTGCTGCTGGCCGACCACCAGCTGAACGCGTTCAATCCGCTGATGACCCGCATCGAGCCGGCCAAGATCGAAGCCATGATCGCCGCCTCCAAGGAAGACCTGGCCGCTGCGGCGCCCGCGCCCCAGGGCAACGGCGAGCTGGTGAAGGAGCCCCTGGCGGCGGAAATCGCCTTCGACACCTTCGCCGCCGTCGACCTGCGCATCGCGCTGATCGAGAAGGCCGAGTTCGTCGAAGGCGCGGACAAGCTGCTGCGCCTGACCCTGGACATCGGCGATGCCAAGCGCAACGTCTTCTCCGGCATCAAGAGCGCCTACCCGAACCCGAGCGAGCTGGAAGGTCGCCTGACCCTCTACGTCGCCAACCTGGCGGCGCGCAAGATGAAGTTCGGCGTCTCCGAAGGCATGGTCCTGGCGGCCGGCCCCGGCGGCGAGGATATCTACCTGCTGAGCCCCGACAGCGGCGCCAAGCCCGGTCAGCGCGTCAAGTAA